Within the Solibacillus silvestris genome, the region GGTGTTATGATAACCTAGGTTTTAATTTACAAACTTCATTTTAGGAGGATTTTATTCGATGTTCAACTCAAAAAAACCAGATCCATTTTTTGAAGGATTATTAAATATTGCAAAAAATGTACAACAAGGTGCCAACTATGCAAAAGAATCGACAATTACTACAGTATCAGAACTGAAACAAATTCAGATTAAAATGAAATCATATGAAACAGCGGGAGACAAGCTGATCCATGAATTAATCGTTAAATTAAACGATTCGTTTATGACTCCTATTGAGCGTGAAGATATTTTATCATTAGCCATTAAATTGGATGATATTCTGGATGGCATCGAAAATACAATTGCCCACTTTGAAATGTACTCATTTACAGAAGTAAATCAGTATATGCGCGACTTCGTAGACTATATCGCTAAATCATCAGATGAAGCTGTAAAGGCGATGGAATTATTAAATAAAAAAGACTTAATCGGTATGCGTCAACATGCCATCCTGATCAAGGACTATGAGCGTGAATGTGATGAAATTTTCCGTAAATCCATTACTGAACTATTCCAGATTGAGAAAGATCCAATTCGCTTAATTATCTTTAAAGATTTATATGAGCAGTTAGAAGAAATTGCAGACTACTGCCAAAATGTAGCGAATACAATCGAATCAATTATTATGCGAAATGCATAATGAAAAAGGAGTAAATTATGGATACGCTATTAATCATTACCGTACTCGTTGTCATCTTTGCGCTGGCATTCGACTTTATTAACGGTTTCCATGATACAGCGAATGCAATCGCCACATCTGTATCGACACGTGCATTAAAACCTCGTGTAGCTGTTCTGTTAGCGGCAGTGATGAACTTCGTAGGTGCGATGACGTTCGTAGGTGTAGCAAAAGCTGTAGCATCTGGAATTGTGGACCCGTTCTCTTTAAACGCATTTGAAGGGGATACAACAGGGTCTGTAGTAATATTGGCAGCATTATGTTCTGCCATCACATGGAACTTATTAACTTGGTATTTCGGTATTCCATCAAGTTCTTCCCATACACTGATCGGCTCAATTGCTGGTGCAGCAGTTGCCTCTGCAGGTATGAATATTTTAAACTATGAAGGCTTCTTTAAAATTTTACAGGCGTTAATTATTTCGCCGATTTTAGCATTGACTCTTGGTTTTATCGTCATGAAACTATTCAAATTTATTTTCCACCGTTCACCATTATATGGGACAACGAAAGCATTCCGATTAACGCAAATCGGTACGGCGGCATTACAATCGTTTACACATGGTACGAACGATGCTCAAAAAGCGATGGGTATTATTACTATGGCTTTAATCGCTGCAAACTGGCAATCGACTGATGAAGTTCAGGATTGGGTACGTTTTGCCTGTGCACTGGCGATGGGTCTAGGAACGTCAGTAGGCGGATATAAAATCATTAAAACAGTCGGCGGTAAAATTATGAAAATCCGTCCGGTTAACGGGGTAGCGGCTGACTTAACTTCTGCATCAATTATTTTTGGTGCTACAGTCATCGCATTACCAGTTTCGACAACACATGTAATTTCTTCTGCAATTATGGGTGTTGGTGCAGCTCAACGTGTGAAAGGTGTTAAATGGGGAATGGCGCGTAAAATTGTAATCACGTGGTTTATCACATTGCCAATTTCCGCATTAATGGCCGCATTATTCTACTTCTTAATTAGCCTGATTTTCTAATTTTAAAACGGCGCTCAATGATCGAAATTGAGTAGCCGTTTTTTGCTGTTTTGGTGAGGTGGCATTTTCTAATAAACTTGCAGGATGTGCTAATATAACAAGGAGTTTCTAATAAAAGGAACGTTTGTTCTAATATGAGCAATTGATCTTCTAATAAACGATATGAAAGTTCTAAAATAGTATCCAACACTTCTAATATCATTCACAAAAGTTCTAATATACTGAACTGCCCCACGATGGTTCCGAAACCTTTAAGCTGAGTGATCGATTTTCCTTATCACTTCAGATAAGTGTGAAACAGCTCATGCACATTTTCAATCGGGATAAACAATCCGACTTTCCCGTGACCTTCACGAGTACCTGTTGCAAACACAATGCCGATTACATGTCCGTTTTCATTGATGACCGGGCTACCGCTGTTTCCGCGATAAACAGGAGCATCCATCATAATGATGTCGGGCTGGATGTCAGCAGCAGTCGTATAGCCAATAACCGTTCCTTTATTTGCAATCCCGCTAAATGCAAGCGGATTGCCGATAAAATAGACAGGCTCATTTTTACGGAATTCGCTCGATGGGGAAAGTGACAGAAATGGCAAGTTTTCCGCATCCACTTTCAACAGTGCTAGATCATATTCTTCATATGATTCAACTATTTCAGCTTTATAGAGTGAGTCATCAGGAAAGACAACGGTAATCGTCAATGCATCCTCAATGACATGATCATTAGTAATTATGTAGCCATTATCCGATACCGCAAATCCTGTTCCTTTTCCGGAGTCGGTATCAATTGTGACAACAGATTGTTTATATGTTTGGATATTTTCCTGATTTGATAATTGTGCCGATACTTTTAAAAATTCGATGGCAGGAATGGAATACACATTGAAAATCACAGCAAACGTGCTAAAAGCTAATGTTAATGCCATCAGCCATACTACAATCCGAACAAATGGTTTTTGCTTTTTTGGTTTTTTCGGCTGTGGGTTTAACCGTTCCTCTCGTGCTTTTGCAAGCGCCTTTTCCTGTTCTTCCAAAACAAGTTCCAAAAATTCTTCTTCTGCCAGTTCCTCGGTATGTTTTTTTTCTGTCATTGTGTTCCCTCCGTTATGTATAAGTGTAACAAATGTACGCGGAAATGGAGACAAAAAGTGCTGTTCAAAATTTTTTTTGGAAAGTTTGTGAAGTGTTTCATATTACTAAATTGAAAATACTTCGTGCAATTCATCACATACTTCACCTTGATAAAGCGCGGTTTTGAAAATGACAGCCCTTACATTTATTATTCTAGAATAATTGATTGTGTTTAAAATCACAAGTTAAATAAGCGTTTGCTAATTGCTATAAACGTTGTTATATCAATGTTTATAGAGTGTTTTAAGAGCTTATTATAAATTTCAAAAGCTATTGTTGACAAAATAAAAGGTAGAGGTTAACATTCGTAATTACAAAGGACTTCAAAAATTAGAAGGGGATGGTAATTATGGATTTAATGAAAAAGTCGCTTGAAATGCACGAACATTTTGGAGGGAAAATGGAAATTCGTGCAAAAGTTCCGGTTCAGGATAAATATGATTTGAGTTTAGCTTATTCACCGGGTGTCGCCGCCCCTTGTCTTGCAA harbors:
- a CDS encoding peptidase S7; protein product: MTEKKHTEELAEEEFLELVLEEQEKALAKAREERLNPQPKKPKKQKPFVRIVVWLMALTLAFSTFAVIFNVYSIPAIEFLKVSAQLSNQENIQTYKQSVVTIDTDSGKGTGFAVSDNGYIITNDHVIEDALTITVVFPDDSLYKAEIVESYEEYDLALLKVDAENLPFLSLSPSSEFRKNEPVYFIGNPLAFSGIANKGTVIGYTTAADIQPDIIMMDAPVYRGNSGSPVINENGHVIGIVFATGTREGHGKVGLFIPIENVHELFHTYLK
- a CDS encoding inorganic phosphate transporter yields the protein MDTLLIITVLVVIFALAFDFINGFHDTANAIATSVSTRALKPRVAVLLAAVMNFVGAMTFVGVAKAVASGIVDPFSLNAFEGDTTGSVVILAALCSAITWNLLTWYFGIPSSSSHTLIGSIAGAAVASAGMNILNYEGFFKILQALIISPILALTLGFIVMKLFKFIFHRSPLYGTTKAFRLTQIGTAALQSFTHGTNDAQKAMGIITMALIAANWQSTDEVQDWVRFACALAMGLGTSVGGYKIIKTVGGKIMKIRPVNGVAADLTSASIIFGATVIALPVSTTHVISSAIMGVGAAQRVKGVKWGMARKIVITWFITLPISALMAALFYFLISLIF